GCGTCGGCGCAGTGCGCATTGACCATGTACTCCACCGAGTCGGCGATCAGCTCGCGCGACGGCAGCGAGTACAGCATGCCGCCGTGGCCCATGGCGATGCCGTCGTCGACGGCGATGGTGTTGAACTCGCGCGGCACGCCACCGGCGGCCGAGATCGCCTCGGACACGATCCGGCCGACGGGCTGCAGGTGGGTATGACCGGGGACGAACTCGGTGAAGCTGTTGGCCACCGCCACGATCGGCTTGCCGATGTCGGAGCCGGCGACGCCGGCGGCGCGCAGCAACGAGCGCGCCCCTGCCATGTTGCGACCGTGGGTGACCGTGCGAGACCTGAGTTCAGCCATAACACACAGCGTGCCGTTCCGGGCACCTACGTGGGAAGACGGTGTTGATACTAGTACTGGCACTACTACCCTGAGGGAGTGGACAAGAAGAGTCGCCAGCGCGCGGTGCTGGGGGAGTTCCTGCGGGCCCGGCGCGAGGCCGCCCCGCGCGCCGAACTGGGGTTCCCGGCGGTGCCCCGGATGCGTACGGCCGGGCTGCGCCGGGAGGAGGTCGCGGTGCTGTCCGGGGTGAGTGCCACCTGGTACACCTGGCTGGAGCAGGGCCGCGACATCAATCCTTCCAAACAGGTGCTCGACGCGGTGGGCCGCGCGCTGCGGCTCTCACCCGCCGAACACGACTACGTGCTTGCCCTCGGCGGCTACACCGCGGACTCGGCCGCCACCGTGGACGCCGGACCGCCGCCGCCGCACATCCAGCGGTTCCTCGACGCGCTGGCCGGATATCCGGCGTTCGCCATCGGACCGACCTGGACCATCGTCGCCTGGAATCGGGCGTACGCGGCGCTGTACCCCAACGTCGAGACGATCGCGGCCGCCGACCGCAATCTGCTGGCGCTGGTGTTCCTGGATCCCGCCATCCGGGAGTTGTTGCCGGACTGGGAGATCGACAGCCAGCGGTTCCTGGCGGAGTTCCGGGCCGAGGCCGGGCCGCGGGTGGGCGAGCCGTCCTACACCGCGCTGATCGACCGGCTGTTCGCCGAGAGTGAGCACTTCCGGGCGGGCTGGCAGGCCAGCAGCATCGAGCGGTTCGCCTCTCGGGAGCGCCGGTTCTTCAACGCCCGCGTCGGTGAGTTGCGGCTCGAGCATCATCAGCTGACACCCGCGGATGCACCGGATATCCAGATCGTGGCGTATCTGCCGGTGCCCGGCAGCGGGGCCGCAGAACGATTGGCAGAGTTGATCACTGGATGATCGAAAGAGAGTGTGTGTCCGAGGGGGGACTTGAACCCCCACGCCCGTTAATAGGGCACTAGCACCTCAAGCTAGCGCGTCTGCCATTCCGCCACTCGGACATTTCTCCGCGCCGTCGGCGAGGAGCGACTAAGGCTAACGGATAGGGGCGCTCAGTCCCAAACCAGCACCGTGAAGAGGTGCGTCACCTCACCCGTCGGCGGGCACGCGGTGGTACGAATGGTGACTGTGACCGTGCCTTCCGCCAGCTCCGCCGACGAGGTCGTCGACCTCGTCAGCAAGCTGATCCGATTCGACACCTCCAATACAGGTGACCCGGCGACCACCAAGGGCGAGGCCGACTGCGCGGAATGGGTGGGCGACCGACTCCGCGAGGTCGGCTACACCACCGAGTACGTCGAGGCAGGAGCACCCGGGCGAGGCAACGTGTTCGCCCGGCTGGCCGGCGCCGACCCGAACCGCGGCGCGCTGTTGATCCACGGCCACCTCGACGTCGTCCCCGCCGAACCGGCCGACTGGAGCGTGCACCCGTTCTCCGGGGCGGTCAAGGACGGCTACGTGTGGGGCCGCGGCGCGGTCGACATGAAGGACATGGTCGGCATGATGATCGCCGTCGCCCGGCACTTCAAACGCCACGGCATCGTGCCGCCGCGGGATCTGGTGTTCGCGTTCGTCTCCGACGAGGAGCACGGCGGCACCTACGGGGCGCAGTGGCTCGTCGACAACCGGCCGGACCTGTTCCACGGGGTCACCGAGGCCATCGGGGAGGTCGGCGGCTTCTCGCTGACGGTGCCGCGCCGCGACGGCGGTGAGCGCCGCCTCTACCTGATCGAAACCGCCGAGAAGGGCCTGGCCTGGATGCGGCTGACGGCGCGCGGGCGGGCCGGACACGGTTCGATGGTGCACGACGACAACGCGGTCACCGAGGTGGCCGAGGCGGTGGCCCGGCTGGGCCGGCACGAATTCCCGTTGATCCTGACCGATCCGGTCGCCCAGTTCCTCGCCGCCATCTCCGAGGAGACCGGTTACGAGTTCGACCTGGACTCACCGGACCTGGACGGCACCATCGCCAAGCTGGGCGGTATCGCCCGGATCATCGGCGCCACCCTGCGCGACACCGCGAATCCGACCATGCTCAAGGCCGGCTACAAGGCCAACGTCATCCCGGCCGTCGCGGAGGCGGTGCTGGACTGCCGGGTGCTGCCGGGCCGGCGGGCGGCCTTCGAACGGGAGGTCGACGAACTGATCGGCCCGAATGTGGTGCGCACCTGGGAGCGCGACCTGCCGTCGTATGAGACCTCGTTCGACGGTGATCTGGTGGACCAGATGAACGCCTCCCTGCTGGCGCTGGACCCGGACGCCCGCACGGTGCCCTACATGATGTCCGGCGGAACGGACGCGAAGTCGTTCCAGCGGTTGGGAATTCGGTGTTTCGGCTTCGCCCCGTTGCGGCTGCCGCCGGACCTGGATTTCGCCTCGTTGTTCCACGGCGTCGACGAACGGGTACCTGTCGACGCACTAGAGTTCGGGGCCAAGGTCCTCGAACACTTTCTCACCCACTGCTGAAAGGGCGCGATGAGCCAGTCACCGTACGACAACCTTCCGCAACTGCCGACGTTCACGCTGACGTCGGAGTCCGTCACCGACGGGCAGCCGTTGGCCAACGACCAGGTCAGCGGGATCATGGGCGCGGGCGGCAACGACGTCTCACCGCAGCTGAGCTGGTCGGGCTTCCCGGAGGAGACCCGCAGCTTCGCGGTGACGGTGTACGACCCGGACGCCCCGACCCTGTCCGGCTTCTGGCACTGGGCGGTCGCGGACCTGCCGGTCAGCGTGACCTCGCTGGCCGCCGACGCCGGTAACGGTGATCCGCTGCCCGGTGGTGCCGTCACGCTCAGCAACGATGCCGGGCTCAAGCGCTTCATCGGCGCGGCCCCGCCGGCCGGACACGGCCCGCACCGCTACTACATCGCGGTGCACGCGCTGCCGGTGGAGAGCCTGGGGCTGCCCGATGGCGCCACCCCCGCCTACCTCGGCTTCAACCTGTTCGGCCAGGCCATCGCCCGCGCGGTCATCCACGGCACCTACGAGCAGAAGTAGCTCACTGCCGAGGCGGTCAGCGCGTGGCCGCGCCGACCGCCTCGGACAGCGACGCGTAGCCGCCCTCGTGCAGCCTGCGCGCGATGCCGTCGTGAATCCGCTTGGCCCACAAGCCGCCGCCGTAGATGAACCCGGTGTAGCCCTGCAGCAGCGTCGCGCCGGAGATGATGCGTTCCCAGGCGTCATCGGCGGTCTCGATGCCGCCGACGCTGATCAACACCAGCTTGTCGCCGACCCGCGCGTAGAGCCGGCGCAGTACCTCCAGCGACCGCTCGGCGACCGGCGCGCCGGACACCCCACCGGCGCCCAGCGCCTCCACACCCGGGGTGCGCAGGCCCGCCCGCGAGATGGTGGTGTTGGTGGCCACGATGCCGGCGAGATCCAATTCGACTGCCAGATCCGCGATCTCATCGATGTCGGAATCGGACAGATCGGGGGCGATCTTGACCAGCACCGGGGCGGATGTCGCCTCCCGGACCGCGGCCAGAATCGGCCGCAGCGAGGCCACCGCCTGCAGGTCGCGCAGTCCGGGGGTGTTCGGCGAACTGACGTTGACCACCAGGTACGAGGCCAGCGGACCGACCAGGCGGGCGCTCTCGGCGTAATCCTCGACGGCGAGTTCGGGCGGCGTCACCTTGGTCTTGCCGATGTTGACCCCGATCGGCACATCGGGGGAGTGCCGGGTGAGTTGCACCGCCAGCGCCCCGGCACCGTGGTTG
This region of Mycolicibacterium diernhoferi genomic DNA includes:
- a CDS encoding quinone-dependent dihydroorotate dehydrogenase, which translates into the protein MYRYLRQAFFLVDPERIHGLVFAVLRLATGTGLARRLLRARLAPRDPALASTVWGVRFPGPLGLAAGFDKDGHGLGAWGSLGFGYAEVGTVTAQAQPGNPQPRLFRLPEDRALLNRMGFNNHGAGALAVQLTRHSPDVPIGVNIGKTKVTPPELAVEDYAESARLVGPLASYLVVNVSSPNTPGLRDLQAVASLRPILAAVREATSAPVLVKIAPDLSDSDIDEIADLAVELDLAGIVATNTTISRAGLRTPGVEALGAGGVSGAPVAERSLEVLRRLYARVGDKLVLISVGGIETADDAWERIISGATLLQGYTGFIYGGGLWAKRIHDGIARRLHEGGYASLSEAVGAATR
- a CDS encoding YbhB/YbcL family Raf kinase inhibitor-like protein — its product is MSQSPYDNLPQLPTFTLTSESVTDGQPLANDQVSGIMGAGGNDVSPQLSWSGFPEETRSFAVTVYDPDAPTLSGFWHWAVADLPVSVTSLAADAGNGDPLPGGAVTLSNDAGLKRFIGAAPPAGHGPHRYYIAVHALPVESLGLPDGATPAYLGFNLFGQAIARAVIHGTYEQK
- a CDS encoding helix-turn-helix transcriptional regulator; its protein translation is MDKKSRQRAVLGEFLRARREAAPRAELGFPAVPRMRTAGLRREEVAVLSGVSATWYTWLEQGRDINPSKQVLDAVGRALRLSPAEHDYVLALGGYTADSAATVDAGPPPPHIQRFLDALAGYPAFAIGPTWTIVAWNRAYAALYPNVETIAAADRNLLALVFLDPAIRELLPDWEIDSQRFLAEFRAEAGPRVGEPSYTALIDRLFAESEHFRAGWQASSIERFASRERRFFNARVGELRLEHHQLTPADAPDIQIVAYLPVPGSGAAERLAELITG
- a CDS encoding M20/M25/M40 family metallo-hydrolase — protein: MVTVTVPSASSADEVVDLVSKLIRFDTSNTGDPATTKGEADCAEWVGDRLREVGYTTEYVEAGAPGRGNVFARLAGADPNRGALLIHGHLDVVPAEPADWSVHPFSGAVKDGYVWGRGAVDMKDMVGMMIAVARHFKRHGIVPPRDLVFAFVSDEEHGGTYGAQWLVDNRPDLFHGVTEAIGEVGGFSLTVPRRDGGERRLYLIETAEKGLAWMRLTARGRAGHGSMVHDDNAVTEVAEAVARLGRHEFPLILTDPVAQFLAAISEETGYEFDLDSPDLDGTIAKLGGIARIIGATLRDTANPTMLKAGYKANVIPAVAEAVLDCRVLPGRRAAFEREVDELIGPNVVRTWERDLPSYETSFDGDLVDQMNASLLALDPDARTVPYMMSGGTDAKSFQRLGIRCFGFAPLRLPPDLDFASLFHGVDERVPVDALEFGAKVLEHFLTHC